From the genome of Candidatus Competibacteraceae bacterium:
TGAGTACTTCCCCACGGCGGAACGGATCCGGCTGGTCATGGATAATCTCAACACCCATACCCCCGCGGCCCTGTACGGGGTCTTTCCCGCGGAGGAAGCTCGTCGAATCACCCGCAAGCTCGAATTTCACTACACCCCCAAGCATGGCAGTTGGCTCAACATGGCCGAATGCGAGTTGGCCGTGCTCGCCGGCCAGTGTTTGGATCGGCGCATTTCGACGATCGACACCTTGCGGGAGGAAATCGCCGCGTGGCAAGGCCCGCGCAACCAACTCCAAACCAAAATCCACTGGCGGTTTGGTGCCGATGTGGCCCGGGTCAAACTCAAGCGTCTCTATCCGTCCTTGGAGCCCGCCGAAAATCTAGTCGGGCCAGATGAGGTTTCCGAACCTGTCAAAACTTGTGCGGCAGCCCACTAGTGCGGAACTGTTCGAGGACCAGCGAGCCGTTCGGGAATTTGAAGGTTCTGTCGAAGCAGCCTTGACAGGAGGGATGTAGCTGGTTTGCATTTCTGTGCCTAGAAGACGGAATGAACTGGTTGTTGTGTTTTAGATAATATAAATTATAATTAAAAACAATTAATTAATCATGAAAGGCGTAACTTCTCAATAAGTCATGGCGGCCTTGGCTGACGATATTCAGTTAGAGTACCCCATCGAGTCTCCCATCCTCACCCTGGAATCACCCCCCGGCATGCCGACTCCCCCGATCCAACTCCCCGACCTCCCCCGACGCGGAACGGACCCCGCTGGTCGAGCAGTTGTTGGCATTGATCGAAGCGATGGCCGAGACCATCCATCGTCAAGCAGAGACGATTCAGCAGTTGCGCGATGAGATTGCGGTGCTCAAGGGCGAGAAGCCGAAGCCGACGTTCAAGCCGAGCGGGATGGAGAAGCAAACCGATCCCAACGTGACGGACGCGTGACGGTGACGGTGACGGTGACGGGGAATCGAAGGGCAAACGGCCGGGTTCGGCGAAGCGGCACAAGACCCAGGACTTGATCATCCACGAGGAGTGTCCGATTCCGCCCCCGAGGCGGCGGGCGCCCGCTTTAAAGGGTATCGGGATTTTGTGGTGCAGGATCTGAAGATCGAGCCGCACAATACCCGCTATCGGCTGGAAGTTTGGCGGACCCCCGACGGCGAGTATCTATACGGCGAGCTGCCGCCGGCGCTGCAAGACGGGCATTTTGGTCCGGGGTTACGTGCCTACGTGCTCTATCAGCACCATCAGTGTCATGTCACCCAGCCGCTGTTGCGCGAACAACTGCTGGAATGGGGCATCGACCTCCCCAGGGGCAGATCGATGCCCTGCTGAGCGGGCACAACGAGCCGTTCTTTGCCGAAAAGGATCGGCTGCTTGCGGTGGGTCTAGCGGTGAGTTCCTTTATCTCGGTCGATGATTCGGGGCTCGCCATCAAGGCCGCAACGGCTACGTCACGCAGATTGGCAATGATTTCTTTGCCTGGTTCTCCAGCACCGAGAGCAAGAGCCGGATCAATTTTCTGCAACTTCTACAAGCGGGCACACCGGTCTATCGGCTCAATGACGAGGCGTTGGCGTATTGGCGCGAGCAGGGGTTACCCCAGGCGCTCTGCCAAAACCTGATGGCGCATCCCACGGTGGAGGGGGTCACCACCGGCCTGGGAGCAACAGCTCGACGACTGGGGCCTGGTCACCGAACGGCATCGCCGCATCGCCACCGAAGCCCGGTGGGCGGGCTGTTCGCGAAAGGACTCTCGCACGACTTGGTGATCGTGAGCGACGGTGCCGGGCAGTTCGCCATTCTGCTGCCTTGTGTGGGGTGCATGCTGAACGCCTGATTCACAAACTCATCCCGCTCGATGAGAACCATCGCCAGGACCAGGAACGGGTGCGCGACGAACTCTGGACGCTCTACGCCGACCTCAAGGCGTACCAGCGCGACCCCGATCCAGCGGCGATGGACGCCCTGCGCGCGCCTTCGAGGCCCTCTTCACTCAGAAGACCTCCTTTGCGACCCTCAATAACACGCCAAGCGTCTGTATACCCATCAGTCCGAGTTGCTCCTGGTGCTCTTGCGCCCCGACGTCCCCGCACCAAGGCAGCGAGAACGACATCCGGGGGTTTGTGAAATGGCGCAAGGTCAGCGGCGGAACGCGCAGTGACTTGGGGCGACGCTGCCGCGACACCTTTGCCAGCTTGAAAAAGACCTGCCGGAAACTCGGGATCTCGTTCTGGGACTACCTGAACGACCGGATCGGGCAGGTTGGTGCGATCCCCCCTTTGCCAGAGATCGTTCGAGAACGGGCGGCGGCGGCAGAGGCCGTGCCGTGAGTTATTGAGAAGTTACTGAAAGGCGACTTAAAAAGCATCAGGCTGATACAAAAGCGGGCTGATTTACAACAAACCCCCCGAAGTCGTTGACACCCGACTGGTTGCTTGTTAGGATTGACAGCAATAAAGCAACTTTTGGTTGCTTCGGTGCAACAATACAACAAAACAACTGATGCTCTGACGGGTGATAGAGTTTCGAAAAGCCAAATCAGGGGGGGGGCGATGGCTATAACGCACAGGGTGATTTGGGGGGTAGTGCTGGCCTTGGCCGGACATGGTGTTTGGGCGGCTAACCAGATACCCGTGCCCGCCGCATCCAGTCAAGCTCCATCGCCAAAGATCGTAAGGTCCACCGCTGACGAAGCCTTATTGAAGGAGCGGGTTCTGGCACGCTGGCAGGCGCTCATCGACCGCAAGTTTGATGCGATCTATCAGTTTGAAACTCCTGCCTATCGGGCGATCTATACGCCAAGTCAGGTTCGGTCTCAAAACAGTGGCCAACTCGAGTGGCGTATGGTAACTGTAAAGAAAATTGACTATGATGACCCTGATGTGGCGAGAATCCAGCTAGAGGTTGTATATCGTTATGCCGACCCGGGGGCTGGAGGCCAATCTTTCGATATGAAACAGACGGTTAGGGAAATTTGGTTGCGTAAAGACGGCCAATGGTGGCATCAGCAAAGTTGATGCGTTCTCTATACTTTTCGGTGTGGCAATCGCCACTTTACATCTCTAGGTTTGCGTCCTTGACTACTACCTAACCCATTGCAGGGGTTACTCACTTAAGGAGATAGGCATGAAACGTAACAAGCTTTCCACGGCGCTGGCGCTGGCGACCGCGATGGGCGGTCTGGCCGGGGCTGCGTATGCACCATCCGCGGGTGCTATAAGCATCGCGGCCCAGAATCTGGGTGATGTGTTGATTTTCCCGTATTACACGGCCCGGTGCCACAAGAACGAACTGGGCATTGTTGAGGATTGCTGGCAGACGCTGTTCAATATCACCAACACCAGCGATCAGACCTTGGTTGTCAAGCTCAAGTTCCTGGAGGGTTACAACTCCCGCGACGCCCTGGACTTCACGGTGGTGCTGTCAGCGCACGACGTGTTTGCCGGTTACGTTGACAAGGGCGCTAACTATCCCGCTCAGGACACCCCGGCACGCTTCGTCAAGGCGCACGGTGAAACCACCTGTACCGTGCCTTTCATCTCGCAGACAACGGGCTTGTCGTTCAGCAAGTTTGCCTATTCGGCAGGTAACCGGGATCACGACGCTGCGGTTGACGAGAAGATGTCTTCGAACGACCGCACCTACGAGGGGTATGTCGTCGCCATTGTCGAGGGGCACGCTCCCGCTGTTCCGCTGCCCGGCACGCCTGGCTCATATCCTGATAGTTGGGTCAGCGCTCATGTCACGAATGTTGCTGATGATGGCGAGACAGCGGGGGGGGTGAATTGCGACGCTGTCCGAACCTCCTTCACCAAGGCGAATATCGTCACGACCGCCAACGAGTTCGGCGAGCCGATCAATGCGCTGAAGGGCAACTACAACCTTCTGAATGTCAAGCGCGGCGTCGCGGCGGGTGGTTCAGCCACGACTTTGGCGAATTTCATTCGGATTAGCCCGGATGACGATGTTCCACAACCCGGTTTGAGCGGTGGCTGCGTTGCGGGCAATATGCGCTTCGATTCGGCTACTAGCTTGCGGAACCTGGCTTGGGCACCGGCGTTGGATAACACTATAGCCAATTTGGATAACACTATAGCCAATAACGCGTGGTGCCCCAACCTGATTACGGCGCAATCGAACCAGCCCGGTTATGACCACCTCGAACCGAGCTTGGCGGATGCCTACGATTCCGCTGTCACTTCGCCTAGTTCGATCGCCCTCGTCGATCCCACTTCCACCGTTGTGGAGGGTACGTGGCCCAACGGTGCGGGCTTCGCGGCGGTGAGCGAAGTATTGCGGGCGGCTGAGCTGATCAACGAATGGAGTTTCAATCCTGGGCTGGGTGTGAGTACCGAATGGGTGGTCACGCATCCGACCAAGAACTTCTTTGTGGATAGCTGGAAGTACTGGGGACCGATGTCGGCGTACAACGATCGGCGTTTCCCGTTTTTCATCTATCCTATTCCGCTGCCGCCATTTGCCGAGGCGTTTTCGGGCGTGACCGATGGTCAATCCTGCAATCAGGTTACGCCTGTAGTTTACAATCGTAGCGAAGTACGTGCCGTTCTTACCGAAGGGGGTGTCATTCAGTCACCACTGCCGCGTAGCGATGACATGTCGCTGTGCTTCGAGACCAATGTGATCCAGTTCTCCGCCGGACGTCCCGTCCTGGATTCGAAGTTGACGCTGAATCTGACCGACGGAATGGCCCAGGCCTTTGGTGGTGAGTCCATCCCCGCTGGTTGGTTGGATCTGGACTTGACTACATCGCAAGCCGCGCAGTGGGGTGTGATAAAACCAGGTGTATTCGGCGGGTTTTTTGCCGAAGGTCCGCTGCTAGGCTCAGGTTTGCCAGCGATTGGCTTCATGATCAAACAGCGCGCCTTGACGGGGGATTACTTCAAGAACTTCGCCTACTTGATCGATCATTCCCGCAAGATTCCCTACGAGTCTCAAGAAGACTAGACAGCGCCTGGCCTGTGAGATCGAGCGAAAACACAGGGCAGGGATGGCAGCGAAAATCTGAACGAGAGGTTCACTGTCGCATCAAGGAGTCAGTTCGCGCCAAGGATGGCGCTGGTGGCGGCGAGAAATTGACCTAATTGCTTCCGCAGAGTGATCCCTCTCGCAGTTTAAGGGTTCCTAGCTATAGACTTCAGCCCTGTTCAGGGTTAACGATTTGAAATGTAAGGAGAAAGGCATGAAACGCAGCAAGCTCTCCATGGCGCTAACGCTGGCGACCGCAATGGGCGGTCTGGTCGGAGGCGCGTTTGCGCCGTCTGCGGGCGCCGTCAATATCTCGGCTCAGGGGGTGGGTGATGCGGTCATCATTCCGTACTACACCGCCCGTTGTAGCACCGACGATTGTTGGCAGACGTTGCTCAATCTGACCAACACCAGCGACAAGAGCTTGGCCGTCAAGCTCCGCTTCTTCGAAGGCTACAACTCCCGCGAAGTCCTGGACCTCACGGTCGTGCTGTCGCCGAAAGACGTGTTTGCAGGGTATGTCACGCAGGGCGATGGCTATGTCCCGCCGATCTACGGTGCTCCGCCCGCCGGTGACGTTCCGGCCAAATTCGTTAAGTCGTCCGGTGAAACCACCTGCACCGTGCCGAATAAGACCGAGTTTTCGTTCAGTAATTTCGGTTATTCGGCGACCAACAGCGATCATTCCGCGCAGAACGATGGCTTTTATCCGGTACCCTATGTCGGAGCCAGTCCCTATCTGGCCGGTGGCCTCTCCACGAACGACCGCGGTTATGAAGGCTACATTGTTGCCATCGTCATGGGCTATAAGGATGGTGAGCCGGGTGATTGCGTCAGCGAATTCCAGCAAGCCAACATTGCTGCAACCGCCAGCAAATACGGCGAACCGATCAATGCGCTGAAAGCTAATTACAACTACCTTAATGTTGAGCGGGGTATTGCGGCGGGTGGCCAGGCGACCCATCTGGCTAACTTCGTTCGGATCGGCCATTATCATCCAGAACTCGGCAAAGTCGTTGGGCCAAGGGCTTGCTATGCCACTCCGCCGGCTGGTGTGGGCCTGCCGTCCACCACCAATATGTTCTTTAACCCGATCTCGGGAGCCCGGAATCCAGCTTGGGATCCAGGAAATAATTCAGACTGTCCCAACTTGATTACGGCGCAATCCAACCAGCCTGGATTTGACAGCCTTGAGCCGACCTTGGCCGATGCGTATCCCAATGCTTCATATACCGTCAACGACGACTTGGGCTTGGGGACGACTACGGAGCTTGGGCCGTATGGATATGGCTATCTGGCGGTGAGCGAAGTCCTGCGGGCAGCGCGGGTGGTTAACGAGTGGAGCTATAACACCGCTCTGGGCGTCACCACCGAGTGGGTGATCACCCATCCCACCAAGAACTTCTTCGTGGACAAGGGGCCAAGCCCGCTGGCAGCGAACAATTCGCGGCGATTCCCTTCCGGTTTCGACCCCGATTGGCAACAGCGCATGTCGCAGGTTCCGATTCCGCCGTTCCAAGAAGCGTTCTCGGGTGTGACCGATGGCCAATCCTGCAATCAAGTGGGTGCCACCGCCTATGATCGTAGCGAAACTGAACTGGTCCTCAATGATGTCGGCGTGGTCGAATCGCCCGTGCCGCGCACCGATGCGTTGTCACTGTGCTTTGAGACCAACATTATTCGGTTTTCCAGCAATGATCACATCTTCGAGTCTCGGTTGGGGCTGGATCTGAGTGCTCAGATTATGACCTTACCCCAGCAATTTGGTTGGCTGGATATGGATTTGGCCAAGCCGATACAAGCGAAGTCCGGCTACAACGCAGGCACTGTGAAGGATCCGAATCTCAATGTGTTACCGGGTAATGGCTTGCCGGCGATCGGATTCATGATTAAACAGCGTGCCTTGGATATCGGCTTCAGCACGCTCAAGAACTACGCTTACTTGGTTGATCATGCCTACTTAGGGCGTGGTATTCCCTGCAGCAAGGCAGCCGGGGACAGCACCTGCCAGTTGCCTTAATTGCCGCCCAAACGCTCCCGTGAGGGAGCGTTTCTCCATTGGACGCCGATGCCAATCTTGACTCAGCATCGGCGTTCTTCTTAGTAAAAGCCGCGAAGCGCGCAAGCGATTTCGCTATATCCGTAAAATCGTTACCGGTGTCATTTTTTATGATGAATGTACTGATTCGGTTTATCAGCGCTGCTATTCTGGTTATTGTCGCAATGACCGTCCGGGCCGAGCAAACGATGCTTGGCGGGTTGCTTCCGCCCGAAACTCCCTTGATCAAGGATTCTGAACTAACCATTACCGTTGTGGATTACCAAAAGGCGCTGTTGGGGTTACCGCCCAAGCAGCGTGCTGGCATCGAACATGACCTTACCACCCTGCAGGAGTTTCTACTGGAGCTGTACATCGAGAAGCGGTTGGTTCGGGAGGCGGAACGTCTGAAAATGCCCGACCAACCCGATATCCAAGCTCGATTGCAGATGGTTCAGCGTAAGGTATTGGTGAACGCCGTCGTCGATCAGTTCAAGGCTGGTCTCAAACAGCCCGACTTCACCGAGCTAGCCCAAGAGTACTACCAGACCCACCACAAGGAATTTACTCGGCCTGAACAACTTGAGGTGGCGCATATCCTCATTAATGCGCCCCTATGCGACTGCGAGGATCCCAACGGTGAAAAGCGCAAACGGGCTGAGGCGCTATTAACAGAGCTGCGTGGCGGCGCCGACTTTGGCGAATTGGCGCGGAAGAATTCGGATGACAAAACATCAGCCCGACAAGGCGGCATACTTCCGAAACTGCTAACGCGAGGCTCACTGGTCAAACCGTTTGAAGATGCCGCATTCGCCTTGCAACCCGGTGAACTAAGCGGTGTGGTCGAAACCCAATACGGCTATCACATCATTAAGCTGATTTCTCGCCAGCCTGAAACCGTACCTCCTTTCGAACAAGTTAAGGTCCGGATCATCGAGAAACTAGCTAAGGATTTCCAAGATACCAACCATAAAGAGTATGTCGCGCGCTTCTACCCAAAGCCGGAAGCTTTCAATCTGGGGATGATCAATGCCCTAACTGGAGGAGCTGCCGGTGCACCTAGTGTGCTCGACAATGCACCCCCGCCCCCTCCACCCGCTCGATAGATAGATATTTTCTATCGGCGTTCAATTCCCTCTTCCATAAGCGGGGGAGGGGAGTTTTTTGCAGGCACTTAAACTCAACAGCCCGTCAGCCACGCGCTGCAATCCCATCCCAACATCCGTTCAAGTGCTCTGATATCGTATTCAAATATCCACTGTAGATAAGCTGTTTCTCGTTCGGCCATGGTTGTCACATAGGAGCGCGAATGGGCATTGATGGTCGTTATGACCGACACGCAAGCCACGCCGAGAAAATCGCAAATCTGGTCCAGAACCAGTTGTGGCGTTTCCCTCAAGGCTTCATGCCGGAGAATCAGCGTTTGTTCCGGTGGAAAATAACACCATAGCCTTCTCAACTGCTCGGTGTAAAAACCACGATCAATATAGGAGTAGACCCGGTGCTGCCAAGGTAACGCCTCTCGGCAACGTTCCCGCTCCTGCTGGATGGCTTCCCAAAAGGATAGGGAATCCGCATCTCGGTCCCGCTCCATATTCCAGTGAGAATAGGCGCGCTCGATGGGATTGCGTAAAATCACGATGATCTTCATTCGGGGGTTGTATTCCCAGATCCGTCGTAATGCACTATGCCAGTACAGGTAAATCGGCGTGGCTTCTCCCAGCAAACGTTGGGATGTGCTGGGGCTGAAGAATGAGTGGTAAGTTGAATAATCCACTGCATCTCCTTGAAAATATTTATCCTGGTCAAAAAAATGCACTTCCTTGCATGTTGCCATGCACAGCTCGGGATGGGTTCT
Proteins encoded in this window:
- a CDS encoding sulfotransferase domain-containing protein: MRQVDFLIAGTQKGGTTALDLYLRTHPELCMATCKEVHFFDQDKYFQGDAVDYSTYHSFFSPSTSQRLLGEATPIYLYWHSALRRIWEYNPRMKIIVILRNPIERAYSHWNMERDRDADSLSFWEAIQQERERCREALPWQHRVYSYIDRGFYTEQLRRLWCYFPPEQTLILRHEALRETPQLVLDQICDFLGVACVSVITTINAHSRSYVTTMAERETAYLQWIFEYDIRALERMLGWDCSAWLTGC
- a CDS encoding peptidylprolyl isomerase, whose protein sequence is MDADANLDSASAFFLVKAAKRASDFAISVKSLPVSFFMMNVLIRFISAAILVIVAMTVRAEQTMLGGLLPPETPLIKDSELTITVVDYQKALLGLPPKQRAGIEHDLTTLQEFLLELYIEKRLVREAERLKMPDQPDIQARLQMVQRKVLVNAVVDQFKAGLKQPDFTELAQEYYQTHHKEFTRPEQLEVAHILINAPLCDCEDPNGEKRKRAEALLTELRGGADFGELARKNSDDKTSARQGGILPKLLTRGSLVKPFEDAAFALQPGELSGVVETQYGYHIIKLISRQPETVPPFEQVKVRIIEKLAKDFQDTNHKEYVARFYPKPEAFNLGMINALTGGAAGAPSVLDNAPPPPPPAR
- a CDS encoding IS630 family transposase produces the protein MAPNRHDCPQYRRSRAQKNDLKPWQRQEWCIPSVSPDYVWHLEDVLDLYAEPDDPRHPQVCFDESPVQLTSETRHPLPARPGQPARHDSEYKREGTANLFLFVQPLRGWRQVNVTCQRTKRDFAEQMRRLVDEYFPTAERIRLVMDNLNTHTPAALYGVFPAEEARRITRKLEFHYTPKHGSWLNMAECELAVLAGQCLDRRISTIDTLREEIAAWQGPRNQLQTKIHWRFGADVARVKLKRLYPSLEPAENLVGPDEVSEPVKTCAAAH